GACATTAAGCTAATGTCAAAAACGGGTCGCTGATCTCATGCCTGAGGAAAAATCTGCCTGGCTCAGCAGATGATGAGACTGTTTATAAAAATCTATCATTCTGCAAAGAGTTCAAGCTTTTTCAAATGCTTCCACAGCTTTTGATCAAGTAAGGCAAAATCAGAATGAGCAATAGAAATATGATAAATTATACTTTAAGGGCTAAGTCGTTCCTTATCATTTTGTGGTTTCTGTCCTATTGAAGTATGTGGATCaggataaaaaaagacaatgttAATTTCCTGATATGAAAATCAGAGCTTAATATTtcattaataacatctttaatCCCTTATTTAATAGACATAAGATCTgggaaaataatgaaaacagtcTCAACCAATAATATAAAGCAAAAGAAGTAGAATTTGCTCTgctcatgtgaaaaaaaaagggttttgggGTTTTGGAAAAAAGCTTCATCCCATCAGACATCACCAGTTACAGATGGATCCTGCACCTTTTTGACCTGCTTTTTGGCTCGCTGTCGGTCTCATTCTGGATAATGGCCCGAATGTCAGCCCAGAGAGACGGAGCCGTGTTGGCCAGCAGCTCCACTCCTGAGAGCTGGACTCCATCCACGCCTTCATTCAGCCAGAATACCAGGGCAGACTGGAACCACATGCACACGTTTCACTGCAGTTGTCCTGACATTATAAACACTTTATCTGAGACCCTATTTAATATTACCAAACACTTCAAAATTGTCTTCACTCAGAGGAAATCAAAAGGCAACAGTAAAAATCAGACAGGTTAGCCTATACATTCTTcacttttaattatatatttttttgtcatagcCTATGCTGTCCTATCAAGACTTTTATCACTTAAACTTTCCCATTTTCTGGCTTTATAACAACAAACCTCATTGTTTTGTATGATACAACAGAACAAAATTATGCCTAGTTATGAAGTGGAAGGtgcatgatgttttttttgaaTCCCTTTCCATAAAaggaatctgaaaagtgtggcatgcatttgtatttagccccccTGAGTCAGTACTTTTGGCTTCAGTACCAGCTGCAGGTTTTAAAGGGTACGTCTctagcagctttgcacatctacaggCCAAATCTTTTGTCCAGCTGTCgaggattgtcctgtatttagcgcCATCCATCtacccatcaactctgaccaacttccctgttcctgctgaagagaaTCCCTGTCCCCAtcgcatgatgctgccaccaccatgcagGGTGACGTACTGAACACATCATCCCCACTATTAGCCCTCTGACACACATATACTACAAACTTATATTTTCTATGTAGGTAAAAgagttacattttggtctcatctgaccaggaCGCCCTTTTCAGTGTGTTTGCCACATCTCTTACATGGCTTGTACTAAAATCCAAGGCTCATCTAACGCTCGTTTGGGGCACTCCTTTAAGTGCGTGAGTAATAGTTATAATCTCATCAGATTCGGAAGGCAATTTTttgcacaggattttatttaaggggtaTCAGAGCATAAGGGACCTAATACAAATGCCGgccacactttttaaattttagatCATAAATAGATTGAAGCTTGAGGTTGTACCTTCACCAGATAGGACAAAATTCAAGCTGGGCGAGACGACTTTAGCAAGACGCTGTAGCACATTATTGTTAGCGGAGTTCAGAATTAACGTCTTAGCTCACCTCTACCTCATGCTTATGATTTCATGCATATTTAGTGCGTATTGGTTGCCAGCCTGTCCACCAATGATTGCAAAAGTAAGTCATTACCTTCAGCCTCTCTGCTACACTTGTTACACTGTTGCCAGAGAACCAGGGTCCAGAAGATCCCCGATAGTTAGGAGTCAAATCCAGAACCACGGAAATGCCTAAGAAAGAGgataaaaccagatatttacgtATCATGTATAAAAAGACAATAATTTCTTCCTCACAGTGTGACATTAAGTCACGTGTTAAATtacttaaagcaaataaaaggcTTTCAATTTTCTAAATGCCACAATAAAGAAAGCAgagtttgtatttattcatattcagatgtttacatcaacTTCTTCTGTAATTGGTAGAATtgccttttaatattttttttgtctattctgCAGCAACACAGCCACACAACATGATGCTCTCATCCCCGTACTTCACAGGTAGGATGCTGTTCTCAGGTTTGCCAGCTTCCCCCTTTTTTCCTTCAATGTAACAACGATCATCAAACTACAGGACAAGTCTTGAAAATGTAAGGGTTTTGTCCCAGAAAGCATTTGCTAAAATTCTAATCAAGTTTTTGATGTCACTTTTGGAGAAGAGTCATGCCAGATTCAGAACGCTAGGagactctgaccagcttcagcAACATCTTCATAAAGTCTTTAACGTTTGTGTTTGAGTCACGTATTTTATACCAGAACATTTCCATCTTAGAGACACAGAACAACGTGTTGGCTAGACATTCCCATGCTGTTTATACTTGCATATAATTGTTAGAACAGATGAATGTGGATGTATCTGAATACTGGACCCAGGGATGAAGCAGACTAATAGAGGTCCATCATTTTTTTCCTGATATCTTGGatgatttctttagatttttccaTGTTCCACAAAGAAGCAGTGTGTTTGGGGTGTTGCCCTGAAATACATCCACAGACGTGTCGCCATTTAACTTAGATATTGTCAATTAATCTATCAGAAGTGTAAAAACCCATGACACCGTCATCTGGGTTTTCCCTGATCTAATCTGATTTTAATGTATGTAAACTATTGactttgaataaaaaagaagaaaaaaaactctaaaaagtTCTCCCCATTATTCTGGCTTTAAGGTAAAACTGATTATTTGTTCATCCTAAATTACATTAAAGAGGAAAATTTTTATCTGACTTTAGGTCAAACAATAAGAAACATTTACATAGAGTGTAATAACCTAAGAATAACAGGTATTAATGAGGTGCTTTAGTTTATGTTGATATACTTTTTACAAAGTATGTTAACTAATATCTAGATTTGATGTATTTATAATATGTTAGATATAATATGTAATCTATATTTATATGATAAACAGACTGaaccaaggaaaaatctgaatGTCTTCGTCACATAAGTATGGTTCTGAAAATCTTTAACTTTACAAGAATTTTGAATTGCTTCCTTACCTTTTCGGTGAGCAGCCTGGATGACACCTTTAAACTGTTCAAGGTTTCCAGCCTCAGGTGAAATCTCCTCAAACCTCAGGCTAACGGCATCATCAGGTGGAGCAACGTGAATCGGCCCAACCACCAAACCTTTCACCTTCAGCTGGGATAAACTGCTCATCTTCTGCTCCAGGCCTTCAAGGAGGGACAAAGGAACCACAAATGCTTTATCTGTGCTTGTAATTTTggatgctttttatttatatagaagcagagtttgaaataatttttatctttttattattatttttttggaccataTATTCAATTTCttgatatatataatattaatacaacattttttttatttcattatataTGAGTTAGTGGTTTTTACCAATCATTTTTTCAATCATAAAAACTTTGAGAAACAGGAGAGAACAGAATGGGTTAGGCTTATCAGGCCATGATGACCCGCAGAGGAAGCAGCAGTGCTGTGTATAAAAACAgtagaatattatttatttgactCAAAACCATAAAACTGCTGAACTATCATTGTTTTCCACGGCCCTTTACCTTTGTAGTGCAAAAATTACTCTGTCAAGATATGACTAACAAATTCTGTTTAGAACTCTGCTTAACGAGGTACTGCCTGCAAcgcaatgtgtgtgtgtgtttgtattttacCACCAAGGTGGGGACTAGGGGTTACGTTTAGAACTATGGTGTCTGTAAGGGCTAGGGTCATCGAAAGAGTTCAAAATGAATGGAGGTTAATGGAAGTCAAACCACAGTTctcagtaagtatttaaaacaaggatgtttatttgtgtgctttcttgtacttgcagccgagcgagaacattttttgctcattttactagtaaagtgaggaccaatAAAAGatcctcactttttttctgggcGATTAgatttaggactaaggtgtcaattaggtttaggctAGGGTTAAGGTTAGGTGTAAACAGGTAAAGGgctagggtcagggttaggtcatagaaaggcttgaagatgaatggaagtctatggaagacaATGTACGGTCCTCACTATGcacattaaacaaggatgtgtgtgtgtgtaggtagGTGGATGAATAGATTATCAGGAGCTCACCCTTCAGGTTGTGCTTGTCAGTGAAGGCTTGGATGTTTCCGATCTGGTACAGTGGGCCTTCGTTCCACCAGCTGGTGGCTGGCAGCTCTCTGCAGGCAGGAGCCTGCAGGAGGATCAGGACGGCCCCCCCCAGCATCCCCAACCAGCCGAGCCAGAACACCAGCAGGAGCGCCCAGCGGGTTCTCACCCAGCTGAGAAAGAGAAAACTTTCAGAGCTCCAACGACCATAAGGCATCAAAATCGTCTGATTCCAATGATCATTACTGATGCTACACAATAAACACTCAACGGCTCATATCACGCTGCTGGCTAAACGTGGTTCTGATATTTGGCACCATGCTTGAATCTGTAATAACAGCATTCTAGACCATCTCGTTTTGTCCCCCTGTAAAAAAGTAGTGTTAGACAAGCAGTGGTGTTTGGAGTATTTCAGCAACTTCTAAGTTCTGTTGTACTAATTCATTtcctttgtttgattaaaaatttGATACATCCAAAAACCTTTAGCTATTCCAGACAGGGCTAGAGGCAAGCTGGAAAGCTCACATGTTCAGGAAAGGAACCTTCGGTTGAAAACTAGTAGCCTCTGTGTGTGGGCCACCACCCAACCTGCCACCCCATCAGAAAGCCTTTTAGATTCAAACCCCCAAGCTCTTTGAACATTTTTCAAACTTAAATCCAACTCTGTTTTCTTAGCAGTATTACTGTGCAGAACTAGGAGGAGATCCACTCCCATGGCTGAGAAGTAACGGCACATGTAGATTGTCTCAGGATGCTTCATGGCTGAGCCCTCGCAGTCTTCCACCAGGTAATGTTTCATGAGTCACCGATCCATGCTATGCACATGACGCCATTTTGATGCAACGTGATGACAGATGCATACTTTCCTGTGGAGGCTGCCAGCCTAAGACACATCCGTGTCCAGACATCCATCCCTCTTTTAATGGCACTACGTTGAATGATCATAAATGATTTTTACCTTGACTCTTAACAACTTCTCCTCTGCTGATGACTATAGCTGCTGAGATGAAGATGGCTGATCATTTGGGGCAAAAAGTAAAGTGTAGGTGGTGTTTTTTGTTAAAGAGCTCTTTGCAGCGCATCCATCCGTCTCTAGTTTCTGTGCTGTCACTTAAAAGGCAGCTGCGTGAAAACTGAAGCTGTAACATTAATAGAATATTGTTAAATAGGCTTCTTCCATGTAggctatttacattttttttatttccaacaaGTTAAGCATTCCTACAGATAATTATTTATTGGGGGGCTCTTCTGCTCccccaatacattttttttagcatgttaTATTTTTAGCAAATACATCATAATCACCACCTGAAAGCATCTCCCCAGCTTCTAAAAGCAAGGATTCCCTGGGATGGCAGGGCCACacctgagcccccccccccccccccccccatggctGTGTACAGAGTGTCCTCACCCACCCAGGAGTCCCCGCCACCCGCAGCAGCTCCTCCTTGTTCAGCCCGATGAACGTCTCCTCCGCCTCATCCAGCACCTTCAGCTTCACGGAGCCATTTTTctccgcctccacctcctccctgCCTTCAGGCGGAGCGTCGGCCGGCCGGCCTCCGTCGGAGGTCATCGGCTGcttctcctgctcctcctggtCCAGATCGGCCTCGCTCACATCAGCCTCGGTGGCATCAGCATCCACGGCGGCCTGCGCTGCATCCTGCCCTGCATCCAGCCCTGCATCCAGCGCTGCATCCGGCCCGTCCTTCTGCTCGGCGCTGATGCTCCCGGCGTCCTTCATCTCCAACCGAGTCTCCTCCGTGTTCATGTCGATTCGGGCTTCCTATCTGACCGCTACCTAGAAACCAGGGGTGCCGCTCAGTCTGCAGCCTGTCCGCCCGCTGCTGAGCCGGCAAAACCAGTCAGCGTCTGTCAGCGTGCTGACTACGTGCTGCTTTCAAATGCAGTCGGAAATGCTCCGCTCCGCACAGGCTTAGCTGACGATCTGAAACAATTTGCTTTCTCCTAGTggttaaagttatgaaaaaaaaatgataatagTTCGGAttaatgtttttgaaaatgatgGGACTCATTTGTAAATCAGTCATTATGCAACAACCCCAATATTAAGCAATAGAATTACACCTTTATGCAGGCCCTGTCCAAGGTTAACTGGGACCCtgagcagaatttgatttgggggcTCATTGTTGTACGTTGTGCAAACCACACAAGATCTTTAGGGAACAACAATGATAACCAACGGGTCCAAAAAATTATTCTTTTGACAATGACATCAGTCACTTATTAAATTGCACTTTGAATAGAGAGTTTTATAAAGTCAAAGCTGTAAATGAAAGTTGGAAAATTGATTATCACTTTATTTCTCTTGAAACTAGTGAACAGCAATTAAATGCAGCCAGTGAAGACTCTGGAGCCAAGGTGAACTGCTTTTGAGCTCATGTGGAAAATTGTAGCTCAGTTGTTGAGATTCATTTGAAAACAGATTGAGCAGGCATGAAACGTAACCCTACAAACAGCACAAATTATTAAACTACAGATCCAGCTATTTAAATgactttactttgtttttactaCAGTATGTTTTATGTAGTTCTCTGGTCAATTCTTTTAAGTAACCTAAATCAGAGTTATCCTCCACTTATTTGTCTTCAGAATTTATTGGCTGTTTTGAAAACAGTGAAGCAAATGTTGGCACATTCTTACGAAACTTGACTacaaacaacaagaaaagaaatTTGAGACATAAGCTATGTGAGAATCTAAGAGGGTATGGGGCCCCTGCTGGCCAGAGTGCTCTTGGTTTGGTTGTGCATCGGTCAGGCTTTGCATTTCTACAACAGAAGCATCCTCTTCAGACACCTTCTTGAAGTAATATTggagtatattttttttttattaatacgtGTAAATAACGAACATCATCTTTAGCAGGACCAGTGATGCCAcatgatgaagaaaaaaacacataaaaagcaATTAGAATAAGTAGGTGGGTGGTggtgaaagaaaagagaacCAAGTGATATATGATACAACCTGTCTATAATATATTATAACATATTACATTAAAATACTGTtgtaaaaatactaaaatatatattttttattaatatgaaTCAGGGTAGTTTTTTACTTCTCCAAAACCAAAGACCTGTAGAAATGGAATTCCTTTTTATTGCTCAACAATCATCCATCATCTATCTTCTGCGATAAGTTCATATGGGtgacaggtccaggagggaaaccctGACAAACTCTCCAGCAGCTGATTCTGTGTATAAAcgtttctaaaagtagaatgggaggcagatcttctTCTGAGCTACTGTTGTCAATAACTTGATCACTTTCAATAGCTGATCCACTGGTCTCTGTCTCTCTAGTTGAAGGAGCTATAGAAATAAgaaatctttgtcattgcaatagtacattccaatgaaatttgtcttctgcatttaacccatcccctggggagcagtgggcatcTATCACAGCACCTGGGCAgtaatctggggttaagggtcttgctcagggacccatagtgaCAGTCTATGGGGATCAAACTGGGTACTGGTAACCTTCTCAGAGTGAaagtgcactgctctaaccactaggccaccacacCACCCAGTTAGCTGTCACTAACTCTGGCATGTATGTTTTTCATGCCACAAATTTTACTACAGGTCCAGAAACCTTTACCAGTGTTTTACCAATGTCTATTGCCCTACAAGACGGGATAAGCCATTAGATCTGTTATGAATCAGGGAAGGATGCACATCAGGGTTTTCCACTCCTTCCTCTGGGATCTGCTGTCCACTTCTGAGACTGTTTTAAAAAGGGAGAAGACTCAATCTGAGGAAATAAAGATTTGGCCCAAAGACTCAGTTCTCTCTCTGCAGTAATGTTACAAGTTTACTGGCTAGGATATTTTTGGACAGTGGTGATGATTGGGACTCACTGGTTGATAAGACACATTCTTATGTCAAATGGAGGGACATGATTATACCAACAAAGTGAGTCATAATATATCCTAATAACAGACCCTGGGTTACCAAATCAGTCCAGTTCCTGCTTTTCAACAAGAAACTGCCTTTGATCTGTTTTTAGCAAGAAAAGAATTGAAGCTTtataatttaaaagcaaaacaaaattacaaagtAGAATTGGAGAAAGAACAGCAAAGcttggtggtggtggggaggTCTAGTATGAAGACACAGCAGGTCTTCAGAAGCCACAAAGCTGCAgagtaatttatgtttttaatactGAGCCCAATCtaatgcttttttct
This Fundulus heteroclitus isolate FHET01 chromosome 19, MU-UCD_Fhet_4.1, whole genome shotgun sequence DNA region includes the following protein-coding sequences:
- the LOC105938090 gene encoding 4F2 cell-surface antigen heavy chain, which codes for MNTEETRLEMKDAGSISAEQKDGPDAALDAGLDAGQDAAQAAVDADATEADVSEADLDQEEQEKQPMTSDGGRPADAPPEGREEVEAEKNGSVKLKVLDEAEETFIGLNKEELLRVAGTPGWVRTRWALLLVFWLGWLGMLGGAVLILLQAPACRELPATSWWNEGPLYQIGNIQAFTDKHNLKGLEQKMSSLSQLKVKGLVVGPIHVAPPDDAVSLRFEEISPEAGNLEQFKGVIQAAHRKGISVVLDLTPNYRGSSGPWFSGNSVTSVAERLKSALVFWLNEGVDGVQLSGVELLANTAPSLWADIRAIIQNETDSEPKSRSKRVLLGITGHSSAEDVSALLTSTGVDLLMSNVLTSGDPDPSRYAKTIQLLYSNHSQTKLAWNLGDRVAGHLASLVDQAHIQLYQLLLLTLPGTPVFNYGDEIGLMDGDSKFPKMLWDFEEELNGTLQEERAERLSFRKFFCSVTELRAKQRSLRYGDFLLLSNSSSSLVYLRAWDQNDRYLAAFNWGAEGEVVLQTDHAALPRHAAVALSTNSSALPHGSSVDLMNLWLGPGQAALIKLPQTG